Proteins from one Physeter macrocephalus isolate SW-GA chromosome 16, ASM283717v5, whole genome shotgun sequence genomic window:
- the LOC129392877 gene encoding LOW QUALITY PROTEIN: olfactory receptor 8K5-like (The sequence of the model RefSeq protein was modified relative to this genomic sequence to represent the inferred CDS: deleted 3 bases in 2 codons) — translation MGQQNLSSLTEFILMGVTRQPELQASLFGVFLIIYTSIVVGNLGMIILTILTQVDSRLHTPMYFFFIKHLAFIDLGNSTVICPKMLVNFAADQNTISYYACATLLAFFLMFIICEFFVLSAMAYDRYLAICNPLLYNVIMSQRLCHVLVGIPYLYSTFQTLMFTIKIVILTFCVISHFYCDDVLLLLMQGSNVQKIELLIILFSAFNLISSLLVALVSYILILIAVFRMHSSEGRKKAFSTCGSHLMVVVVFYGSLLFMYMQPNFTHSFDTDKMASMFYTLVTPMLNPLIYGLRNKEVKNAFHRVFKNKCKLCT, via the exons ATGGGCCAACAGAATCTATCATCACTGACTGAATTCATTCTGATGGGAGTCACAAGGCAGCCTGAGCTGCAGGCCTCCCTTTTCGGGGTCTTCCTCATCATCTATACAAGCATAGTAGTGGGAAATCTGGGCATGATCATCTTGACCATCTTGACCCAAGTGGATTCCCGCCTACACACacctatgtac tttttttttatcaaacacCTGGCTTTCATTGATCTTGGTAATTCTACTGTCATTTGTCCCAAGATGCTGGTAAATTTCGCTGCGGATCAAAATACCATTTCCTATTATGCATGTGCCACACTGTTAGCTTTCTTCCTTATGTTCATTATCTGTGAATTTTTTGTCTTGTCGGCCATGGCCTATGACCGCTATTTGGCCATCTGTAACCCTCTGCTCTACAATGTTATCATGTCCCAGAGACTTTGTCACGTGCTGGTAGGCATTCCATACCTCTACAGTACCTTTCAGACATTAATGTTCACTATTAAGATTGTTATATTGACTTTTTGTGTCATTAGTCATTTCTACTGTGATGATGTTCTCTTGTTACTAATGCAGGGCTCAAATGTACAAAAAATAGAATTGTTGATCATACTATTTTCAGCATTTAATTTGATCTCTTCCCTCCTGGTCGCTCTGGTGTCCTACATACTGATTCTGATAGCAGTATTCCGAATGCATTCTTCAGAGGGCAGGAAAAAAGCTTTCTCCACATGTGGTTCTCATCTGATGGTGGTGGTTGTGTTCTATGGGTCTCTATTATTTATGTACATGCAGCCCAACTTCACTCACTCCTTTGATACCGATAAAATGGCCTCCATGTTTTATACTTTA GTGACCCCCATGCTTAATCCCTTGATCTACGGCttaagaaacaaagaagtaaaaaatgcCTTCCACAGGgtttttaagaataaatgcaAACTTTGTACCTAA